In Fusobacterium sp., the genomic stretch ACAGATACTTATGAGTATGGTAACAGTATTTCAAACATATCCACCTTTAGGTGTAGTATTGGTAGCAATGATAGGAATAGGGCTTGCAGATAAAAGTGGATTTTTAGAATGCCTTCTTACTGTTGTAGTAAAAAAGGTACCAAGTAATTTAATATATTTTACAGTTGTAATAATGGGGCTGATATTTACAGGAATAGGAGATGCAGGATTTATAGTGCTTCCCCCTTTAGCAGCTTTAATATTTCTTAATCTTGGAAAAAATCCAATTGTTGGAATGTTGCTTTCATTTGCAGGGGCAGCGATAGGTTTTTGTTCAGGATTATTTGTAAGCTTGAATGATATATTACTTACATCATTTACTATACCAGCAGCTCAACTTTTGTCATCAACTTTTACTAAGAGTCCAGCTATGACTCTTTATTTCAATATAACAAATTCAGTACTTCAGATATTTGTTATAGCATGGGTAACAGTTAAATTTGTAGAACCAAGATTTCCTGCTCCTGAGAAAAAATCAGGAGAAAGCGAAGGGAAAGAAATGCTGGAAGTTGAAAGAAAAGGACTTAGGTATGCAGGAATTTCTTTCTTAATATATATGGTATTGATTATATTTTTAGCAGTTGGAAAAGGAGCTTTTTTGAAAGATGATGCAGGTTCTCTTGTATCAACTAAATCTCCATTGATGGCTGGACTTATTCCTATAATGGCACTTGCATTTTTTATACCTGGTCTTGTTTTTGGAAAAATTACTGGAAAAATTAAAAATGATAAAGATGTTGTAAAAATGATATCACAGACTTTGGGAGAAATGGGGGGATATATATTTATAGTTTTTGTTTCGGCTCAATTTTTAAGTCTTTTTTCTAAAAGTAATCTAGGAATAATTATGGCAATAAAAGGAGCTGATGGAATAAGAGGATTAGGACTTGAAGGAATGCCATTATTAGTAGCATATATTTTTTTAGTTGCCTTTATAAATATATTTATAGGAAGTGCATCAGCTAAATGGGCTATTCTTTCTCCAGTGTTTGTTCCAATGTTCATGTTGTTAGGTTATGATCCTTCATTAACACAGATGGCATATAGAATAGGAGATGCCTCTACAAATATGCTTTCTCCATTGTTTCCATATCTTCCATTAGTATTAGCAGTGGCGAGAAAATATGACAAAAATTTTGGTATAGGAACTCTAATTGCAAATATGATTCCTTATTCACTAATAACACTCATAGCAAGTATTCTTCTTCTTACAGTGTTTTTTACTTGTGGGCTTCCATTTGGATTGTAATATAAAATATCAGGAGGAAATATTATGAAAGAAAAAATTGAACAACTGGCAGAAAAACATTTAGAAAGAATAATGGAAGTAAGAAGAGAACTTCATAGGTTTCCAGAGTTGGGATTTAAAGAGTTTAAAACAGCAGAGATAATAAAAAAGGAATTAGACAGAATAGGGATTCCATATGAGAGTGAAATAGCTGTAACAGGTATAGTAGGTCTTATAAAAGGAAAAAAAGAGGGAAAAACAGTTCTGTTGAGAGCAGATATAGATGCATTGCCTATTGATGAGGAAAGCAGATGTGAATTTAAATCTGAAATAGAAGGGAATATGCATGCCTGTGGTCATGATGGACATGCAGCAGGGCTTTTGGGAGCAGCAATGATTTTAAATGAGTTGAAAGATGAAATAGCAGGTAATATAAAACTTGTATTTCAGCCAGCAGAGGAAGGACCAGGAGGAGCTGATCCTATGATTAAAGCTGGAATACTTGAAAATCCAAAAGTAGATGCAGCATTTGGATGCCATATATGGCCAGCATATAAAACTGGGCAGATATTAGTGAAAGATGGAGATATGATGTCACATACAACATCTTTTGATATAATGATACAAGGTGTAGGAGGACATGGATCGCAGCCAGAAAAAACTGTAGATCCAATTATAATAGGAAGTCAGATAGTAACAAATTTTCAAAATATAATAAGCAGAAATATATCTACACTTAAACCTGCTGTTTTATCATGCTGCAGTATAAAGGCAGGAGAAACATATAATGTAATTCCAGATAAGCTGACTATAAAAGGAACTATAAGGACATTTGATGAAGAGTTGACAAATGAGATTGTAGAGAGAATGGAGTGTATTATAAAAGGTATTACAAACTCTTATGGAGCCTCTTATATATTTGATGTAAATAGAATGTATCCTGCAGTAAAAAATAATCACGAGATGTTTGAATTTTCAAAAGCAACATTAGAAAAAGTTGTAGGAGAAAAAAATGTAATAGTAATGGAAGAACCTCTTATGGGATCAGAAGATTTTTCATATTTTGGGAAAAAAGTTCCTTCTAATTTTTTTCTAGTAGGAGTAAGAGATACTCAAGAAGATATTGAATCTATGCTTCATCATCCCAAATTATTATGGAATGAAAAAGATTTAAAGATAAGTGCAAAAGCTCTTTCACAACTGGCAGTAGATTTTTTGAATAAATAGAACAAATTAAGATATAAATGAAGAGAACCTGAAATTGTGTGTGGTTCTCTTTTTTTATAGTTAAGAAATAAATATAAAAAAAGGAAAAATGGGTTGGATTTAGAAAAATACTAATAATCAAAGAAATGGAGGTGAAAATTATGAAAAAAGTAGATGATAATTTAAAAGAAGTAAAAAAACCAGTAAAAGAAACTAAAAATGATTTAAAAGAAACAACAAAAGAAAAAGGTAAAGATATAAAAGAAGGAGAAGGACATCTTAAAAAAGGTGTAAAATAAAAATATTTAAAGATAAATATTAAAATCCTTTCACAACTGACAGCAGATTTTTTAAATAAGATAAAATATATTAAATTGTAAATAAAAAGATAACTTAGAGTTATTATAAAATCCTCTTTTTTATATCTAAGAAATAAATATAAAAAAAAGGAAAGATAAGTTGGATTTAGAAATATATTAATAATCAAATACAAGGAGGTGAAAATTATGAAAAAAGTAGATGATAATTTAAAAGAAGTAAAAAAACCAGTAAAAGAAACTAAAGATGATTTAAAAGAAACAACAAAAGAAAAAGGTTCTGAAAAGAAAAAAGATATGAAAGAAGGAGACGGACATCTTAAAAAAGGTGTAAAATAAAAAATATTTAAAGATAAATATTAAAATCCCTTCACAATTAGTAGCAGATTTTTTAAATAAAATAGAATAAATTAAACTGAAAATAAAGAGAGAACTTAGAATTATTATAAAATCCTCTTTTTTATATCTAAGAAATGAATATAAAAAAGGGGAAGAAGAGTTGGATTTAGAAATATATTAATAACCAAATACAAGGAGGTGAAAATTATGAAAAAAGCAGAAGATAATTTAAAAGAAGTAAAAAAACCAGTAAAAGAGACTAAAGATGACTTAAAAGAAACAACAAAAGAAACAACAAAAGAAAAAGGTAAAGATATGAAAGAAGGAGACGGACATCTTAAAAAAGATGTGAAAGAGGGAGATGGACATCTTAAAAAAGATATGAAATAAAAAATATTTAAAGATAAGTACAAAATCCTTTTCACAATTGGCAGAAGATTTTTTAAATAAAATAGAATAAATTAAGTTTTAAATAAAGAGAGAACTTAGAATTGTTATAAAGTTCTCTCTTTTTATATCTAAGAAATAAATATAAAAAAAGGAAAGATGAATTGGATTTAGAAATAAATTAGTAATCAAAAACATGGAGGTATGAATTATGAGAAAAGTAGATGATGATTTAAAAGAAGTAAAAAATTCAGTAAAAGAGACTAAAGATGATTTAAAAGAAGCAACAAAAGAAAAAATTTCTGAAAAGAAAGAAGATGTGAAAGGAGGAAGTGAGCGTTTCAAAGAAGATGTAAAAAATACTGCTGAAGAAATAAAAGAAGATGTGAAAGAAAAAACTGAAAAAGTAAAAAATGCTGTGAAAGATAAAGTAGAAGAAGGTAAAGAAAAATTAAAAGAAATAAAAGAAGTTATAAAAAAATAAAATAGCAAAAAAGAAGGAGTCTTTCCTAAAGGCTCTTTCTTTTTTTGTTGAAAGTAAAATAATTAGAAATATAGTTAAATAGAATTAAATATAAAAATATTTTTCTTGATTTTAAAAGAAAATATTGATTTTTTATAAAGCTATATTTAATTAAGGAATGATTTAAATTTTTTGTTATATATAATATATTTTAATTTATAATTTTAGTATAAGGAATATATTTATAAAATTTAAATTATGGTACAATTTGCTAAAATAGTTAATATCGTTTTACAATAAGTAAACTTGTACTGATTATAGATAAAATTATATAAAAATTATGTTATAACAGTAATTTCAAAATATTTAAAGGAGTGATAATAGTGGGAGAAGAGAATTTTCAAACCGCATCTGATATAGCTTATAGAATAATTTCGCAAAAAATTCTGGATGGTGAGTTTTTTCCTGGAATGAAATTATCAAGAAGAAAAATGGCTGAAACAGCTGGAGTTAGTGTAATACCAGTAATTGAAGCTTTAAAAAAATTAGAAGAAAATTATTTAGTTGAATCAAAACCTCAGTGGGGTTCTTATGTAATTATCCCCACTAAAGAAAAGATTATAGAAAATTACCAATTGAGAGAAGCAATAGAGTGCCAATCAGCAAGAATATTATCTAAAACTATGACTAAAGAACAGTATGAGCAACTCATGTTGATTGCTACTGAATTAGATACAATACCTTATACAGAAGAAACAGTTTTTGACAGCAGAAATTCACATATATTATTTCATGCAAAACTTACAGAATTTACAGGAAATAGTTTATTGATAAATACTTTAAAAAAAATAAATATGTTTTGGATTTTATGTAAAGCAATAGGAACAAATGCCCCCAAAGCTATTTATCCGAGATATTGGCATAGATATTTAATAGATACTATTGCAAAAGGAAATCCTGATGAATCAGAAAAACTAATGAGAATGCATGTAAATGATTCATTAGATTTAATAATAGCAAATTTATAAAAAATTGTTAAATAAATATAATAGTTATTTTCTTTTGTTTTATCACAAGTGTTATAACAGTTATATTACAAAAATAAAAAATGGAGGTATTTTATGAAGAACTTTAAAATTTCAAAGGTTATTGGTAGCTTTATCTTGTTATTATTATTAGGAATTTCTACATATGCAGCTGGAGTAAAATATATTTCTATTGCAACTTCAAGCGCAGGGGGAGCTTTTTCTATCATAGGAACAGCAATGTCTGATATTATAAATAAAAATGATCCAAATATTTCTGCGAATATAGAAATAACTGGAGGTTCTTCAGAAAATATTTTGCTGGCTAGAAATAAGAATGTAGAATTGGCTATGACTGCATCAGATGTATTAGCTCTTGCATTAGAAGGAAAAGGAAGTTTTGAAGGTAAAAAAATAGAAAAAGATGATTTAAGAGGTGTAATGGGTGGACATATGACAACATTACAAGTATATACATTAAGAGATGGGAAAATAAAAAGCATTAAAGATCTAAAAGGAAAAAAAGTAGCTGTGGGACCTGCAGGAAGTGTAGCTGGAGATGCAATGAAAACAATAATGGATGTTTATGGATATGAGATAAACAAAGACTGGAAACCAGAATATTTATCTCATAGTGATGGAGCGGAAGCCTTAACTGATGGAAATGTAGATGCAGTATGTATAATGAGTACTTTACCTGCTTCTCCAGTTACAACAGCATCAGCCTCAAAACCTATTCGTTTGTTAGGACTAGAAAAAGAATATTTTGATAAAATAATGGCAGAATGTCCATATTATATTCCTGCTAAAATAAATGCTAATGTATACAATGGGCAAAGTGAAGAAGTAGAATATACTTTTGGAAGTGCAAGTGTTTTAATAACTTATAAAGATATGCCGGAAGAAGATATTTATAATATGGCAAAGGCTCTTTTTGAAAATAATGATTTATTAGTAGCTGCTTATCCTCAATGTAATGAATGGAATATTGAAAATGCTACTAGAGGGTTAGAAGGATTAATAGAAATGCATCCAGGAGTTATAAGATACTTAAAAGAAAAAGGGGTTATGAATTAAGATAAAAGGAGTGTAAAATGGAGGGGAAAAGTAAAAATAATCAACTTAGTAAAAATATATTTTTTATAATAGGGTTGGCATTAGCATTATTTCATATATATACTTCATATTTTGGAGCATTACCATCATATCAGCATAGAGTGGTGCATCTAGCACTTAGTATGATGTTAGTACCATTGTGTTATAACTTTTTTAATATGAAGAATGAAAAAATAAAAAATATATTTTCTGTTGGAATAATTACTATAGTATCAATTATAGGATTATATTCATATTCTATAGCAGATATTATGTGGAAATCAAGTGGAACTATGTCTAGTTTAGAAATTATTTTAGCAACAGTTCTTT encodes the following:
- a CDS encoding TAXI family TRAP transporter solute-binding subunit produces the protein MKNFKISKVIGSFILLLLLGISTYAAGVKYISIATSSAGGAFSIIGTAMSDIINKNDPNISANIEITGGSSENILLARNKNVELAMTASDVLALALEGKGSFEGKKIEKDDLRGVMGGHMTTLQVYTLRDGKIKSIKDLKGKKVAVGPAGSVAGDAMKTIMDVYGYEINKDWKPEYLSHSDGAEALTDGNVDAVCIMSTLPASPVTTASASKPIRLLGLEKEYFDKIMAECPYYIPAKINANVYNGQSEEVEYTFGSASVLITYKDMPEEDIYNMAKALFENNDLLVAAYPQCNEWNIENATRGLEGLIEMHPGVIRYLKEKGVMN
- a CDS encoding AbgT family transporter → MGKIEQKGKNINVKNMTTLDKILNCFEILGNKLPDPVSIFLILCIAILIISFVCSKAGIAVEHPLTHNIITAENLLSKGNLKQILMSMVTVFQTYPPLGVVLVAMIGIGLADKSGFLECLLTVVVKKVPSNLIYFTVVIMGLIFTGIGDAGFIVLPPLAALIFLNLGKNPIVGMLLSFAGAAIGFCSGLFVSLNDILLTSFTIPAAQLLSSTFTKSPAMTLYFNITNSVLQIFVIAWVTVKFVEPRFPAPEKKSGESEGKEMLEVERKGLRYAGISFLIYMVLIIFLAVGKGAFLKDDAGSLVSTKSPLMAGLIPIMALAFFIPGLVFGKITGKIKNDKDVVKMISQTLGEMGGYIFIVFVSAQFLSLFSKSNLGIIMAIKGADGIRGLGLEGMPLLVAYIFLVAFINIFIGSASAKWAILSPVFVPMFMLLGYDPSLTQMAYRIGDASTNMLSPLFPYLPLVLAVARKYDKNFGIGTLIANMIPYSLITLIASILLLTVFFTCGLPFGL
- a CDS encoding GntR family transcriptional regulator, which gives rise to MGEENFQTASDIAYRIISQKILDGEFFPGMKLSRRKMAETAGVSVIPVIEALKKLEENYLVESKPQWGSYVIIPTKEKIIENYQLREAIECQSARILSKTMTKEQYEQLMLIATELDTIPYTEETVFDSRNSHILFHAKLTEFTGNSLLINTLKKINMFWILCKAIGTNAPKAIYPRYWHRYLIDTIAKGNPDESEKLMRMHVNDSLDLIIANL
- a CDS encoding M20 family metallopeptidase; translation: MKEKIEQLAEKHLERIMEVRRELHRFPELGFKEFKTAEIIKKELDRIGIPYESEIAVTGIVGLIKGKKEGKTVLLRADIDALPIDEESRCEFKSEIEGNMHACGHDGHAAGLLGAAMILNELKDEIAGNIKLVFQPAEEGPGGADPMIKAGILENPKVDAAFGCHIWPAYKTGQILVKDGDMMSHTTSFDIMIQGVGGHGSQPEKTVDPIIIGSQIVTNFQNIISRNISTLKPAVLSCCSIKAGETYNVIPDKLTIKGTIRTFDEELTNEIVERMECIIKGITNSYGASYIFDVNRMYPAVKNNHEMFEFSKATLEKVVGEKNVIVMEEPLMGSEDFSYFGKKVPSNFFLVGVRDTQEDIESMLHHPKLLWNEKDLKISAKALSQLAVDFLNK
- a CDS encoding YtxH domain-containing protein — encoded protein: MRKVDDDLKEVKNSVKETKDDLKEATKEKISEKKEDVKGGSERFKEDVKNTAEEIKEDVKEKTEKVKNAVKDKVEEGKEKLKEIKEVIKK